The Felis catus isolate Fca126 chromosome X, F.catus_Fca126_mat1.0, whole genome shotgun sequence genome includes a region encoding these proteins:
- the LOC123383334 gene encoding histone H2A-Bbd type 1-like yields MSGRRRRRHRRRRRRPAVSRSRRAELQFPVSRVERLLREGRYAPRLSASTPVFLTAVLEYLTANILELAGKEALDSHKMRITPEHVQRALGSNQHLRGLLENTTSRRVDGRPRVRKW; encoded by the coding sequence ATGTCTGGGAGGCGCCGCCGTCGGCACCGTCGCAGACGGAGGAGGCCCGCGGTGTCCCGCTCCAGGAGAGCCGAGCTGCAATTCCCGGTCAGCCGCGTGGAGCGTCTCCTGCGAGAGGGTCGCTACGCCCCGCGCCTGAGCGCGTCCACCCCGGTCTTCCTGACCGCCGTTCTCGAGTACCTGACGGCCAACATCCTGGAGCTGGCGGGCAAGGAGGCTCTGGACAGCCACAAGATGCGCATCACCCCGGAGCACGTGCAGCGAGCCCTGGGCAGCAACCAGCACCTCAGGGGTCTCCTTGAGAACACCACCTCCCGTCGGGTGGATGGGAGGCCCCGAGTTCGGAAGTGGTGA